The sequence AAAACCCCTTCACTAAAATTATGTGGACTGCGCACGCATCAaaagactgaagatcctcccatcactgttcatgcatatgtatgtcaatccctataaaaggagcaaatctgccctggttcagggagctggcagccttaggttaTGAGACCCTAcctgtctcccagtttgcaaactgaataaacttttctgttcttccaaccctgtgtctggctgacttcgATTTgctagtctgcttgacaagaacctattagttaacagtatacaaaacattactaacaacgcagaagaaaaactagataactgggagctcctaaaaatcaaacacctatgctcatccaaagacttcaccaaaagggtaaaaagattacctacagactgggaaaaagtttttagctatgacatttcccatcagcacttgatctctaaaatctatatgatactgcaaaaactcaactacaaaaagacgactcaattaaaaaatgggcaaaagatatgaacagacacttcactaaagaagacattcaggtagctaacagatacatgaggaaatgcttatgatcattagccgttagagaactgcaaatcaaaactgcaatgagagttcacctcactccaacaaggctggcattaatccaaaaaccagaaaacaataaatgttggaaaggctgtggagagattggaacacttatacactccttgtgggaatgtaaaatggtacaagcactttggaattgatttggcacttccttaaaaagctagaaatagaactaccatatgattcagtaatcccacttcttgcaatatatcctagagagataagagcctttacatgaacagatacatgcacacccatgttcactgcagcactgtttacaatagcaaaaagatggaagcaaccaaggtgcccatcagtggatgaatggataaattatggtatattcacacaatggaatattacgcatcgataaagaacagtgatggatctgtgaaatatttcataacatggaggaatctggaaggcgttatgctgagtgaaattagtagcaaaaggacaaacactgcataagaccactattgtaagaactcgagaaacagtttaaacagagaagaaaatattctttgatggttatgagggggggagggagggagggtgggaggaggttttcactaattagatagtagataagaactactttaggtgaagggaaagacaacacacaatacagatgaggtcagcacaactggactaaaccaaaaacaaggaagtttcctgaataaactgaatgcttcgaaggccagcggagcaggggcaggggtctggggaccatggtttcaggggacatctaagtcaattggcataataaaatctattaagaaaacattctgtatcccactttggagagtggtgtctggggtcttaaacgctagcaagcagccatctaagatgcatcaattggtctcagcccacctggatcaatggagaatgaagaacaccaaggacacaaggtaactatgagcccaagagacagaaagggccacgtaaaccagagactacatcagcctgagaccagaagaactagatggtgcctggctacaaccgatgactgccctgacagggaacacaacagagaacccctgaagggagcaggagagcagtgggatgcagaccccaaattctcgtaaaaagaccagacttaatggtctgactgagactgagaaggaccccagtggtcatggcccccagaccttctgttggcccaggacaggaaccatttcaaagccaactcttcagacagggattggaccggacaatgggttggagagagatgctggtgaggagtgagcttctggatcaggtggacacttgagactatgttggcatctcctccctggagggcagatgagaagatggagggggttagaagctagtgaaatggacacggaaagagagaCAGTGGAGgcagggagcgggctgtctcattaaaaaaaaattaggaggagagtaattgagagtatgtagcaagctgtatataagttcttgtgtgagactgactggatttgtaagctttcacgtaaagcacaataaaaattaaaaaaaaaaagaacctattagttgatggcttcaatgacaaaatggtaaacactcatacaatactggaaatcgtgacctagccaaggtgacagatattttggggggcaccactcaatccatgacagcagcccaacgcattaaccactgtgccatcagggctccttcagggaGGAGATGGGTCATTTTTAGCATCCTGTTcgccactctgtcctatagagtcgctatgagtctgaattttcTGACggcaacagcctttttttttttttttaattcaccacTGGACTTTGACATCCTTTCAAATAACGGATACACAGTCACAAAGATGGACATAGCATGGTTTTTGCAGTCCTCTGGCATTTCTTGCGTTTTAAAATATgccaggagccaaaaaaaaaaagggaactctTGACTCCTGTCAGAATTCTAAGGTTTAATCTGCATTGCCCCTTAATCCTTGCGCTGATTTCTCCGAGGATGGACCTGTTGAGTAAGGTAGGAAGACAGGACATGGCGCCTTTTCAACCGGGTTAACCGTAAAGAGAGGAGGAATTAGTTCTGTTCATAAACGCCTGAGGTCTCCCGCTGGCAAGGAGCAAAAAGAAATCAGATAAGCTGGGGTGAAGGTTTGCACCTGGAATCCTGGCTAAAGGTGCAAAGTGGTCAGCACATCCTGTATGGACGTCTCGGCCGGAAAGCTTCGCGCCCGGAACCTTCATACGCGCGCCTCGCCGCGCCCGGGAGCGATTGGGTGTTGCGCGGCGGCAGGGGAGGAGTCGGTTGCTAGGGCGACGCCTGCGAAGATGGCTGCAGCAGCTTCGTCGGAATCCAGCAGCTGCCGAGCTGAGAGGTGAAGGCCGGGCCCCTCAAAGCCTCCTTTCTCGCAGATGGAAAGAGGGTGCTCTGGTCCCCGGGAAATGGGTCCCTGCCGTTTACAGGCGGCGCTGGCAGTTCTTGAAAGGCTCttagcagatggggaaactgagacccgaGGAGTGCGTGTGTGTCTGGCTTGAGGTCATTCAGTGCCTTGGTGGCGGAGCCTGGGCGTGGGCCGGGGCGTTTGTACCCCCAGTTCAGCGTTCCCTGCACACCTCTCTCTCAAGGTTGTTCTCCCCTTCCCCGGGACTCCCTTCCCAACTCTCTTTCACCCCACTCCCAGCAGTGAGGCCAGTTCGAAATGGCTGGACGCGCACTACGACCCCGTGGCCAACATCCACACCCTTTCCGCCTGCCTGGGTGAGTCTCTGGGACTAGAAAGCCCGGGTCTGGGGAGGACGGGGACAGGGTCAGGTAACGGTCCCTCAGTGGAGCCTCGGGGCTCTGAGCGCTGATGCTGTGGCCTCCAGCACCCAGAACCCTGGTTTATGGCCGTTTCTTGTTTCCCAGCGCTGGCAGACTTGCATGGGGACGGGGAGTACAAGGTAAGCATATCACCCTAGCAGAGAGAGGTTAGGGctggggaggaaggagaaaataCCCAGAAGTGAGATTTCCTGATGGGTCCAAAGAGCCATCATTTGGAGTTCACATGTACTGTGAAAAAGCAGTTAGTGCtaagttttattttgatgtggaaAGTGATGTCATAATACAGACTGCAGAAGGTAAAGCAGAACAGAATGCTACCGGGTATTCTACTAAGACAATGTAGAATGTAGTTAACGTAGTTACTGTGACGTGGGTCTTTGCTTGGTTGGGGCAGGGTATTACAATCTGGAGGGAAGTAGAAGGGAGGGAACTGGGCATAGATTTTCAGGTTCGCCTTGAGCTGATAATTGCTGAAAGTGGATGGTGGGTATAGGGGGGGCTCATTATGAGTCTCTCTACTTTTGTATATGATTgaaaattttctataataaaaaggttaaattttaaatttaatttgattTAAAGAGAAAAAGCAGGCATGGATTTTTAAGAGGCTGGAAGATAACTGGGCTAAGAGAAAGGAAATTAACATGTACTGAGGATCCATTTCCAGACCAGACCCTCTGTGAGACACTTTCACATCCATAGATCCCCGTTTTATTAACGGGAAAGTAGATTTATTGAGGATGAGTGATTTGCTTTAAGGTACTGAGTTTGGAAGTGGCAGACCCGGGTCTGTCAGATTCCAAGCCACATGCTCACTGTAGCTCAGCCCTCACATGGGCAGTGATTCCACAATGGGAGTATCATGTGGGTGGCTAGAAGATAGCCCTGGAATCATGCCCCACATGGAAAGTGCAGTGGTGGCTTTCAGTCCCAAATTCCCATCCTTAAAGTATTCAGCAACTCAGCAAGCATCCCATGAGtccctactgtgtgtcaggctttGTGCAGACACTAAGCTCAGAAATGAATCAGCACGTAGCGCAGAGGAGATGCAGAAGCTTTCGTTAGTTCATCCATAGTATCCATTGAGCAGTTGGTGTGTGCTTCTCACTGAGTTTATAGCAGTGAGGGGCAGGGAAAGCCCAGGCGCAGTAATGAGTGTGAGACGGTAAATGCCTTGGTGAATATCTTGTCTGACGGCTAGCTTGTTCACACGGCTATCTTGTTCTTCACTGCGGATTCCCAGCATCCAGCCcaggtgcctggcacaaagtaggtacCTGATGACTATTTGTGGGGTAAATGAGTGGGTGCTAATATGCAGAAAGGACGGGGGGAGCACCAGTGAGAGAGTTCCGTCTTGAGGCACCAGGAGGCAGTAACGTGAGCTGGGTGTGGAAGGATGAATGAAGTGTGCGAAGAGGATgaaggagggaggatgggaaaaCAGCATGAGCAGAGGCACAGAGGCTTGGAAGTTCATGGCATGTTTAGGGAAGTGTAAATTTGGGGTTAGGAGGTTGAGACAAACATACAGTGTACTTAAGAGCCTGGCTTTGGATTCAGACCATCTTGTCTTCTAGTCttacacttactagctgtgtgactttgggccactcacttaacctctctgagccacagATTCCTCATTTGTGAACTCTggctaataatagtacctacataaataatgttaagaggattaaataAAAGGATGCatgcccactttggagagtggcgccaggggtcttaaacgctatcaagcagccgtctaagatgcatcagttggtctcaacccacctggagcaaaggagaatgaagaacatcaaagacactagataattatgaccccaagagacagaaagggccacataaaccagagcctacatcagcctgagaccagaagaactagatggtgcctggctacaaccgatgactaccctgacagagaacacaacagagaacccctgatggagcaggagagcagtgggatgcagacctcagagtctcataaaaagaccagacttaatggtctgactgagactagaaggactccagaggtcatgggccccagaccctctattagcccaagactggaaccgttcctgaagccaaatCTTCAAACAGGAATTGgcctagactataagacagaaaatgatactagtaaggagtgagctccttggcttaagtagacacatgagactatgtgggcagctcctgtctggaggggagatgagaaggcagagggggacagaagctagctgaatgggcagggggaatacagggtggagagaagaagcgtgctgtctcattagggggagaacagctaggagtatatagcaaggtgtatataaatttttgtatgagagactgccttgatttgtaaactttcacttaaagcacaattaaaaaaaaaaagagcaataataataataataaatcaaaaaataaaaggattcGTGTAAAATTCCTGGAGGGGTGCCTGGCACGTTGTACATACTTAGTGGACAGCCCCTCTGTAGCAGCCCCCATTCTGGCTGGAGTATAGCATGATGGAAGGATGATGGGAAGAAGTCGGGGACCAGCTCCCAAGGGGCCTTAGAGGCCTCAGTAAGGAGAATGAGCTTGTGTGGCACCCACAGCAGCTTGGAGGAGGGATTGGGGAGTGGAAAACCAAGAGCCCCCGGAGCTGGGTtccctctagacccacagagcacagCCTGGTCTGCATCTCGGTTTGCTTCTTCAACTCTGCCCTCATTTGGAAGCCAGGCCTCAGAAGCCAGACATGGGCGTCCAGTCCCCTACCCCAATTGACCTCAGCCACtgtcccagtgcctagaacagtgcccagcacagagcaGGCACTGAAGGAAATGTTTGCCGAATGAATAATGGGAGCAACAACTGCCATTTACTCCTCACTAGCACTaggttagaaaccctggtgacgttgtggttaagtgctacagctgttaaccaagaggttggcagttcacatccgccaggcactccttggaaactatggggcagttctactctgtccttcagggttgctgtgagtcgggatcaactcgacggccatgggttttTTAGCACTGGGCCCAATAGCATATTATCTCATTGGATTTTCACAAGTGTTATTAGGTAGGTAGTCCCATTttgaagatggaaaaactgaggctcagaaagactaAGCAGCTTTCCTGAGGTCACCCAGCTTGTGAGTTTGATTGCAAGTATTTGCCTCCTTCCCACCCGCATAGTACAGTGGTGTGGGAATGAATGAGTGTGCATCAGCAGAAAGGCTCAGTCCACGAAGAAGACCAGTGGAAGGGTCTTTGGGTTGAGCCTGAGATGAGCCTTTTTCTGCACCTACAGCTGGTGGTGGGGGACCTTGGCCCTGGTGGGGGACAgccctgcctgaaggtgctcaaaGGGCCGATGGTGCTGACTGAGAGCCCCCTGCCTGCCCTGCCGGCTGCTGCTGCCACCTTCCTCATGGAGCAGCATGAGCCCCGGACGCCAGCCCTGGCTCTCGCTTCAGGGCCTTGTGTCTACATTTATAAGAATCTTAGGCCCTACTTCAAGTTTAGTCTACCCCAGTTGCCTCCAAACCCCCTGGAACAAGACCTTTGGAACCAGGCCAAGGAGGTAAGTGATGTAGGGAACAGAACAAGAAGGCAAAGATGGCAGCTGCTGGGTGAGGAGGGCTGGGCTCACCTGTGGACCCCTGGTGGGAGGGCAGCCACAGCCCACCTTCCCCAGCAGCATTGCTATGCTCAGCTCCTGAGCAGTGGCCCCAGGTGGGCATTCAGCCAGGTTTTTTGGAGAGTTGAACCCCGAGGATCCCTCAGCACTAGGCTCACCCCTGCCCACCCCTGGGGGAGGTAAAACCAAAGAAGCCAGGGGGCCTCCAGAGAAGAGGGAGGACCAGAAGCAGCCAGAGAGAGAAGCCTTTGGGAGGTAATAATAAAGCAGACAATGTGCGGGTCCTGAGGCTGGGTGAAACGAAAGGGCTTGACCCTGAGGCTCCCTGTAGAGGAGCAAGTTGGGAGGGGAGTAGAGGGGAGAGGTGCTCTGGGCGTGGAGCTCCCCAGGGCCTGGGCGTCCTTGCTCTCTGCCTGGCTGGAGCTCACAGGCTctgccttcttcctctgctgtcacAGGACCGGATTGACCCTTTAACACTGAAGGAGATGCTAGAGGGGATCCGGTGAGAGCCCACTTTCTCCTTTagaccctgtctctctgctccttcatCCTAAACTCCAGCCATCACCTTGGGGGCGGCTTCTCAGTGTGCCCCCAGTGCCCTGCTCCTTTCTAAACCTGCTGTGGTGGCCCCTCTCCTTGCAGGGAGAAGGCTGAGGTACCTTTGTCTGTGCAGTCACTCAGGTAAGGGGACTTTGGCAGGCTGGTGCCCCAGAAGcccagggagggtgggggaggacgGCTGGAGCCAGCCTGGGGGAGGGCGGCCAGGCCTGGCTGGCAGGTGCTATCCCTTCATGTCAACAGGTTTCTGCAGCTGGAGCTAAGTGAGATGGAGGCGTTTGTGAACCAGCACAAGTCCAAGGCCATCAAGCGGCAGGTACCGCCCCCTCTCTATTTCCCTGTAAAAAATGTCCACAGTGTTACTTTAAAGACTATATAACATCAGTGGTAAAGAGAACTGTAccgaattctaccaccaaacccaTCGAGTTTACTTTGCAGTTTCCCTTCCAGCCCACACCCCTGTATATAATTGGAAAGCTGTGGTGCTTTTGAGGTTTCCAGTCAATAGTGACAGCTTTTTGAAtataacttttattttcttgaggTTAAAGGTAATACATTTTTAtcatagaaaatttggaaaataaagaaaagtttaaagGAGAAATATAGATGACTGTAATCTCATTCCCCAGAGACATCCGCTGTTACCTTTTTGCTACATTGTCTACATAAACTTGCATTATATCGTGCTTCTTTTGAGTACTCAGCATTACGCGTTGAGCATAAAATAGCCATTTTTAATGGCCCCTTGATTATTTCAGTGCCTAAATATCCATCGTTTGTTTTTGTAGCCATTCACATCTAGGTCACCGAACAAGAAATGTTTCCCCTTTTGTCACTTCATGTTTTCCTTAGTCCTAATTTAACGGCTGTATTGAACCTATGCATCGATGAACTCTGCTGGCTTCAGGGGTACTGACCCTTGGGGCAAGGGGCAAGAGTGACTCCAGAGCTGTTTACTGAATTTTGGAAAGCCTCATGGGGACCATCCACTTCCCATAGGAGGTCCCATGAGCTGGTGGACCAACCTGGGCCTTGGCATTTGGCTTGTGTTAGACCAATTTTGTTAGAAACTGTCCTTTCCTACTGATAATTGGCTTGGAGCAGTAGTTGTCAGTATCTTTGAGGATTTTAACACTGAGGGAATGAGTTAAATATTGCCGAGAAGATGCAGCTTGGGGTAGAGGGATGATCTTTCCGAGCATACGTCATGGTCACGTGACTGGGAGCTGCCAGCGTCCACTTTTCTGTAACCTTTGTCCTTTCACTGGACTCTGAGGGCAGTTCCTGTTTTTCAGACTTAAAGATAATCACCCAGTGAGCTGCTTTATccagagaaaaatattttggtTCTGCTAAGTTATTTCCATAAGAGAAATTCCTAGAATGGGATCATACCCTtctctcttgctttctctctgATGGCAGTTACAAAAGGAACGTGTGTCTGCTGCAGAAGCTGTAGAAAAGCATGATGCAGAAATTAAATGTTGCATGTGGTCTCATTGTCTGGAGATGACTGGTGTTTGTATTTAAGGGTTTAGCTTCCCAGCGTGTTTCTCTATTCGTGTATTTTTTAAACTGGGATTCGGCTAGTGTGACTGGTTTTAcctagttatttttcttttaacacaGTGGAAGCATTCCCCATGTCATTGCATCTTCTTgtaaaaaatgtgattttttaatggctgtttttttATCATATGGGTAGTTCGTAACGGACTTAGGCAGTCCTCTTTTGTTAGAAACGTAGGCTTGTTGCAACAAACACCTTTGGATCTCcgatccttcctctctctcttcctttgccttctttcttccctcctgtgGCATCGTGGTGGTATCTGGGGGATGGCAGGTGGGGAGGCCTGGGTTCCCTCAGTGCCCCTGGGCTCCTTCTGCAGACAGTCATCACCACCATGACCACCCTGAAGAAGAACCTGGCTGACGAGGACGCCATGTCTTGCCTGGTGCTGGGCACCGAgaacaaggagctactggtgCTGGACCCTGAGGCTTTCACTGTATTGACCAAGGTCGGTGTGGGTCCTGGTCCTGGCCACACCTAAGGCCCAGGCTGCATGCCCTCCCAGCCCCTACCCCCAGTTGGTTCTTGGTAATACACATTCATTGTAGAAGAATCAGGAAATGTAGAtaagcataaagaaaaaatatgcaaaaatttCACCACCTATGATGTCTACTATTAAAGTTTTGGCATATGTCCTTCCAGACATTTTCATCTTTTAGACACAGATAGTgaactttatttttataaaatcaggatcgtaaaaaaaaaaaaaaaaaaaacaggatcgtAAAACCTGCCCTGTTCACTTGGCAGGTATCATCAGTGTCTCTGCATAGCTATATAAAACCTCATCAACCTTTTAAAAGGCCCCACAATATCCATTATATAGTTGTACCATAACTGTGTACACTGTCGCCCCTGGTGCTTTTAAGTTGTGTTCAGCCTTTCACTATTATCATCACCACTGCGACAGACTTCCTTGCCCAGACATCTTTGCATGCTGGCCTAGATACTGCCTTAGGATGCCTTCCTAGAAACAGCACAGTTTAGTCACATGGTGTCCGCATAAGGCTTTTGCTACATGTTGCCAAGGTACTCTCCAGAAAAATTATACAGGTTCAAACTGACCAGAAGAGTATAAGTGAGGAGATGGGGACTTTAGGCAAAGAACTAACACGGAAGAGTTGCTTCAGGGCAGGGAGGGATTGGGGCACCAGAGAAATCAGGGTGTTGGAGCCTCTTTTTTGCAGATGAGTCTTCCCAGCGTCCCTGTGTTCCTGGAGATTTCAGGCCAGTTCGATGTCGAGTTCCGGCTTGCTGCTGCCTGCCGCAACGGGAACATCTATATTCTGAGAAGGTAGCCACATCCGTGACCTCTGGGGCTGAAGGAGCATCTCAGAAGCCAGGTGGTTTCAGGGGCTTGCAAGACGAACAGGATGCCTCAGGGCTGGAACTTGGGAATGGAAAGACTGAGAACTTCAAATAGGAGGCTGAGTCCATAAGCAGAGAGGATATCTAGAGGTCGAACAGGATACCCTGGGGCCGGAATTTGGGCATGGAAAGACTGTGAACTTCATATAGGAGGCTGAGTCCACAAGCAGAATATCTGGAGGCTCATGTGAGGGGGGCTGGCAAAGTGGGAGACTAGACCGGGTGGCTGTAATCCACGAACAATGCACTCAGAAACTGGAGGAGATAAATCGTCTCTTATCTTTGTTACCTCACTTTATATGTGACCCTTCCTTATGCATTTGTTTGGTATTCCTTTCCCGACTCATTTCTAAATTCAAGAAGTATTTACTGAACGCCTCCTATGCATTAAGCACTGTGCAGTAGGGTACTGGGGGTCTGTTCATGAACAAAATAAACATGGGGCCTGCCCCATGGGAAAGACAGATGTTAAAGTGAACAAACCAAGGTCATACTTCAGAGCGGACGTGTGCTGTGCAAGAAGGATACTGGCCCAGTGGGAAGAGGCAGCGGGGTGAAGGTGGTCAGGGAACGCCAGGCTGTGCAGGTGACTTGAAGGTTAAGAAGGAGCCGTTGTTCAAGAAGTGGAGgagacccctgaaactattgccctgagatcatctttaaaaccttaaccaaaaatagcccctgaGGTAACcttaaaaccgaacaatagtttagcttaactagtaaaaaaaaaaaaaggtctaccgtgagcattatactcttttaagaactgcctacatgggatcaaactgacaacagcaaatcAAAAGATGATACAGGGacattaggggacagtgagtttacgtGAATCAGGGTGAGAATGGCACAGCTGGAAGGACGTAATCAGTCACCAGATTGTAcaagcagaaactgttgaattggtacatattctcaacaacaacaaaataagtaaaaaaaaaaaaaaaagtgggggagtGTTGTAGGCAGAGATCTTACAGATCTGCAGTGGGAAGACACCGGCCTGTGTGACTTGAGCCTGGGGGACAGGGAGGAGTGTGGGAAGGAAGGGTGTGGAGACCAAGGTCGGCCCACACAGGACATGGGAAAGAGCTTGGATTCGATCCAAGTGCAGTGTAAAACCAGCATGGGGTTTTATCAGAGAAGTGACAGAATCCGTGTAGATTTCAAGCTCACTCTGCTGCACAGAGGGTAGACTGGAAGGAAACCCAGAGCAGAGCAGGTATTAGGAGGCTCTTGTGGTCGttccagagctctggtggcacagtggttaagagcttggctactaatcaaaaggttggcagtttgcagctaccagctgctccttggaaaccctatgaagcagttctattctgtcccacggggtcgctgtgagtcggaattgacacgatggcagtgggtttgtggtCATTCGGATGGGCTGTACTGTTGACTTGGTGATGAAGGAAGGTGGGCTGTATCTGTGGTTGGTAGGcagggaaactaaggctcagaggctGGGAAACTGACAAGTGCATTTACACGGGGCAAAGTCTTCATCCTTTTTAGTAACCTGCTTAGATCCACTAGCACTGGCTAGTCTAGTCTAAGGTaaggtcacttaaaaaaaaaagaagttgctgtcaagccaacccCCATTCATGCCAGCCCCATGagagtcagagtagagctgtgttccataaggttttcaatggctgatttttcagaagtagattgccaggccttcttctgaggtgtttcCAGTTGGACTAGAACCTTCAACCCCTGTTACCAGTTGAGCACgtgaactgtttgcactacccagggactcccaagttGATTGTAAAACTCTGCTAAATGCAAGGTTATCATACAGGTCACCAGTGAAGGCGGGAGGGagtcagggaaggaaaagaaacctGATGTCACCCAAGATCGCACAGCTACTAAGTGGTGAGATGAAAGTCATACCAGGGCTACAACTTCTGCGCCAGGGTTCCTCCCAGAAGATTCGGTGGGGCTTAGGAAGGGGAGGGCCAGCCCAAGAAGTCAGGAGGGGGTTTCTCTGGGGCTAGAAGAGGGTGTCTTTACTCCACAGAGACTCCAAGCACCCCAAGTACTGCATTGAGCTGCGCGCCCAGCCCGTTGGGCTTGTCCGGGTACACAAGGTCCTGGTGGTGGGCAGCACCCAAGACAGCCTGCACGGCTTCACCCACAAGGTGTGGCCTTGGGCAGatgccccctccctgcccctcctcgCCTGTCTCCCTGGCCCCCCTTAGCAGGAGAGCCCCTCTGACTTCCCCTTCCCAGAAACTCCACccacccttctttcttttctgaccCCTGAGCCACCTATAGACACCTGCTGTCCCCTTGCAGGGCAAGAAGCTGTGGACAGTGCAGATGCCTGCACCCATCCTGACCATGAACCTCCTGGAGCAGCGCTCCCGGGGTCTGCAGGCCGTCATGGCCGGACTGGCCAACAGTGAGGTCCGCATCTACCGCGACAAGGCCCTGCTCAACGTCATCCGCACCCCGGTGAGCCCCGATGCAGGCATCTGCCCCTGATTCCTTCTCTGGGTCTTCTCCTGACCCCACTCACCCCCACCCTTGGCTTTTGATGTCTTTCAAAACCATTTGAGCTCCTCAGAGGCATATTGGGGGGGGCCATGAAGCAGTGATTCAGCGCTTACTTTCCAGAGGGAGCTGATTAAGATACAAGGCAGACTGGGCCAGAGCAAGTGCTCGGAGAGCAGGGAAGGGCAGTGAGTGAGTGCGCAGGGGTGGGGGGCGACGAATGGGGACGGGATTCCTGGAACACGTGTCACCAGCAAGTGACATTTAACTGGT comes from Elephas maximus indicus isolate mEleMax1 chromosome 7, mEleMax1 primary haplotype, whole genome shotgun sequence and encodes:
- the BBS1 gene encoding Bardet-Biedl syndrome 1 protein isoform X3 — protein: MVLTESPLPALPAAAATFLMEQHEPRTPALALASGPCVYIYKNLRPYFKFSLPQLPPNPLEQDLWNQAKEDRIDPLTLKEMLEGIREKAEVPLSVQSLRFLQLELSEMEAFVNQHKSKAIKRQTVITTMTTLKKNLADEDAMSCLVLGTENKELLVLDPEAFTVLTKMSLPSVPVFLEISGQFDVEFRLAAACRNGNIYILRRDSKHPKYCIELRAQPVGLVRVHKVLVVGSTQDSLHGFTHKGKKLWTVQMPAPILTMNLLEQRSRGLQAVMAGLANSEVRIYRDKALLNVIRTPDAVTSLCFGRYGREDNTLIMTTKGGGLIIKILKRTAVFVEGGGEVGPPPAQSMKLSVPRKTRLYVDQTLREREAGTAMHRTFQTDLYLLRLRAARAYVQALESSLSPVSATAREPLKLHAVVQGLGPTFKLTLHLQNTSMARPIVGLLICFLYNQAFYALPRAFFKVPLLVPGLSYPLETFVESLSDKGISDSIKVLVLREGQAAPLLSAHVNMPVSEGLAAA
- the BBS1 gene encoding Bardet-Biedl syndrome 1 protein isoform X2 — protein: MAAAASSESSSCRAESEASSKWLDAHYDPVANIHTLSACLALADLHGDGEYKLVVGDLGPGGGQPCLKVLKGPMVLTESPLPALPAAAATFLMEQHEPRTPALALASGPCVYIYKNLRPYFKFSLPQLPPNPLEQDLWNQAKEDRIDPLTLKEMLEGIREKAEVPLSVQSLRFLQLELSEMEAFVNQHKSKAIKRQTVITTMTTLKKNLADEDAMSCLVLGTENKELLVLDPEAFTVLTKMSLPSVPVFLEISGQFDVEFRLAAACRNGNIYILRRDSKHPKYCIELRAQPVGLVRVHKVLVVGSTQDSLHGFTHKGKKLWTVQMPAPILTMNLLEQRSRGLQAVMAGLANSEVRIYRDKALLNVIRTPDAVTSLCFGRYGREDNTLIMTTKGGGLIIKILKRTAVFVEGGGEVGPPPAQSMKLSVPRKTRLYVDQTLREREAGTAMHRTFQTDLYLLRLRAARAYVQALESSLSPVSATAREPLKLHAVVQGLGPTFKLTLHLQNTSMARPIVGLLICFLYNQAFYALPRAFFKVPLLVPGLSYPLETFVESLSDKGISDSIKVLVLREGQAAPLLSAHVNMPVSEGLAAA
- the BBS1 gene encoding Bardet-Biedl syndrome 1 protein isoform X1, with the translated sequence MAAAASSESSSCRAESSEASSKWLDAHYDPVANIHTLSACLALADLHGDGEYKLVVGDLGPGGGQPCLKVLKGPMVLTESPLPALPAAAATFLMEQHEPRTPALALASGPCVYIYKNLRPYFKFSLPQLPPNPLEQDLWNQAKEDRIDPLTLKEMLEGIREKAEVPLSVQSLRFLQLELSEMEAFVNQHKSKAIKRQTVITTMTTLKKNLADEDAMSCLVLGTENKELLVLDPEAFTVLTKMSLPSVPVFLEISGQFDVEFRLAAACRNGNIYILRRDSKHPKYCIELRAQPVGLVRVHKVLVVGSTQDSLHGFTHKGKKLWTVQMPAPILTMNLLEQRSRGLQAVMAGLANSEVRIYRDKALLNVIRTPDAVTSLCFGRYGREDNTLIMTTKGGGLIIKILKRTAVFVEGGGEVGPPPAQSMKLSVPRKTRLYVDQTLREREAGTAMHRTFQTDLYLLRLRAARAYVQALESSLSPVSATAREPLKLHAVVQGLGPTFKLTLHLQNTSMARPIVGLLICFLYNQAFYALPRAFFKVPLLVPGLSYPLETFVESLSDKGISDSIKVLVLREGQAAPLLSAHVNMPVSEGLAAA
- the BBS1 gene encoding Bardet-Biedl syndrome 1 protein isoform X4, which translates into the protein MSPGRQPWLSLQGLVSTFIRILGPTSSLVYPSCLQTPWNKTFGTRPRREKAEVPLSVQSLRFLQLELSEMEAFVNQHKSKAIKRQTVITTMTTLKKNLADEDAMSCLVLGTENKELLVLDPEAFTVLTKMSLPSVPVFLEISGQFDVEFRLAAACRNGNIYILRRDSKHPKYCIELRAQPVGLVRVHKVLVVGSTQDSLHGFTHKGKKLWTVQMPAPILTMNLLEQRSRGLQAVMAGLANSEVRIYRDKALLNVIRTPDAVTSLCFGRYGREDNTLIMTTKGGGLIIKILKRTAVFVEGGGEVGPPPAQSMKLSVPRKTRLYVDQTLREREAGTAMHRTFQTDLYLLRLRAARAYVQALESSLSPVSATAREPLKLHAVVQGLGPTFKLTLHLQNTSMARPIVGLLICFLYNQAFYALPRAFFKVPLLVPGLSYPLETFVESLSDKGISDSIKVLVLREGQAAPLLSAHVNMPVSEGLAAA